In a genomic window of Parambassis ranga chromosome 24, fParRan2.1, whole genome shotgun sequence:
- the ndufaf4 gene encoding NADH dehydrogenase [ubiquinone] 1 alpha subcomplex assembly factor 4: protein MGARVVRMFRNFNLESRVHRELSREKPSAAPRHDAKLPPAAEGAEVTDSLSQKNDPLLTLLRSVYVDSKDPAAAPETPMEVTAGKETERRPLKYSFSGFGLAELTDVPKGKLTIAEALKALGSHQHQPQTWTPEKIAQEYSLDLKDAKALVEFFVPFRVEIIPPKTGTAKQIKAS, encoded by the exons ATGGGCGCACGGGTCGTGCGTATGTTCCGAAACTTTAACCTAGAAAGCCGGGTCCACCGAGAGCTCTCCAGGGAGAAGCCGTCAGCGGCGCCTCGCCACGACGCTAAGCTGCCGCCGGCGGCGGAAGGCGCCGAGG tgaCGGACTCGTTGAGCCAGAAGAACGACCCGCTGCTGACCCTGCTCAGGTCCGTGTACGTGGACTCCAAagatccagcagcagcaccagag ACTCCGATGGAGGTGACGGCGGGAAAGGAAACGGAGCGGCGGCCCCTCAAATACAGTTTTTCAGGGTTTGGCCTGGCAGAGCTCACGGATGTCCCCAAAGGCAAACTGACCATCGCCGAGGCTCTGAAGGCCCTGGGCAGCCACCAGCACCAGCCTCAGACGTGGACGCCGGAGAAGATCGCACAGGAGTATTCTCTGGATTTAAAAGACGCAAAAGCTCTGGTAGAATTCTTCGTTCCCTTCAGGGTTGAGATTATACCTCCAAAGACCGGGACTGCCAAGCAGATAAAAGCCTCTTAA
- the gpr63 gene encoding probable G-protein coupled receptor 63, producing MVHSNAAPLPEAGDINGSLCCLITGLLNLSERPRMEDVSMANVSLGSRSSPQPVTPTAEAPEIVRGVGLPLQIFFCCVMVVILLVALSGNVVVCLMVYQRSAMRSAINILLASLAFADMMLAILNMPFALVTVVTTTWIFGDAFCRVSAMLFWFFVMEGVAILLIISIDRFLIIVQKQDKLSPQRAKLLIVVTWGLSFIFSFPLALGSPPLQIPPRAPQCVFGYSIQPGYHAYVLILMLVFFFIPFMVMLYTFMGILNTIRHNAIRIHSHPDSICLSQASKLGLLSLQRPFQMNIDMSFKTRAFTTILILFSVFTVCWAPFTAYSLVTTFSDGFYHKDSFFQISTWVLWLCYLKSALNPLIYYWRIKKFRDACLDLMPKYFKFLPQLPGNTKRRIQPSAVYVCGEHRSVV from the coding sequence ATGGTTCACTCCAACGCTGCTCCCCTCCCAGAGGCAGGGGACATTAACGGCAGTCTCTGCTGCCTCATTACGGGGCTGCTGAACCTCTCCGAGAGGCCGCGGATGGAGGACGTCTCCATGGCGAACGTTTCCCTGGGCTCCAGGTCTTCGCCCCAACCAGTCACACCGACGGCGGAGGCCCCGGAGATCGTGCGGGGCGTCGGCCTGCCCCTGCAGATCTTCTTCTGCTGCGTCATGGTGGTCATCCTGCTCGTGGCCCTGTCGGGAAACGTGGTGGTTTGCCTGATGGTGTACCAGAGGTCCGCCATGCGCTCGGCCATCAACATTCTCCTGGCGAGCCTGGCGTTTGCAGACATGATGCTGGCCATCCTGAACATGCCCTTCGCTCTGGTGACCGTCGTCACCACCACCTGGATTTTCGGGGACGCTTTCTGCCGAGTTTCAGCCATGCTGTTTTGGTTCTTTGTTATGGAAGGCGTGGCCATACTGCTTATAATAAGCATCGATCGTTTTCTTATTATCGTGCAGAAGCAGGATAAGCTGAGCCCGCAGAGAGCGAAGCTGCTCATCGTGGTCACCTGGGGACTCTCCTTCATTTTCTCCTTCCCTCTGGCTCTCGGCTCCCCTCCCTTACAGATCCCACCCAGGGCCCCTCAGTGCGTTTTTGGCTACAGCATCCAGCCCGGTTACCACGCCTACGTGTTGATACTAATGCTGGTCTTCTTCTTCATCCCTTTCATGGTCATGCTGTACACATTCATGGGGATCCTGAACACCATCCGCCACAACGCCATCCGCATCCACAGCCACCCGGACAGCATCTGTCTGAGCCAGGCCAGCAAACTGGGCCTGCTGAGCCTTCAGAGGCCCTTCCAAATGAACATCGACATGAGCTTCAAGACCCGTGCCTTCACCaccatcctcatcctcttctcgGTGTTTACAGTGTGCTGGGCGCCCTTCACTGCCTACAGTCTGGTGACTACCTTCAGCGACGGGTTCTACCACAAAGACAGCTTTTTTCAGATCAGCACATGGGTCCTGTGGTTGTGCTACCTCAAGTCGGCCCTCAACCCTCTCATCTACTACTGGAGAATCAAAAAGTTCCGTGACGCCTGCCTCGACCTGATGCCCAAGTACTTCAAGTTTCTTCCTCAGCTGCCGGGCAACACCAAGAGGCGCATACAGCCGAGCGCCGTGTATGTGTGCGGAGAGCATCGCTCCGTGGTTTAA